Proteins encoded together in one Megalops cyprinoides isolate fMegCyp1 chromosome 20, fMegCyp1.pri, whole genome shotgun sequence window:
- the LOC118795768 gene encoding transmembrane protein 161A-like, giving the protein MALMGVQLVVSLLAASIMQRMAPHCSFARWLLCNGSLFRFKHPSEGELCALAGKQMPKPSRRDRRQNGGGEPKPLTVPKDIDLHLQTTPVNVLDALVLRFFLEYQWLIDFAVYAMGVYLFTEGYYCAVDASKEVNIGAIWCVLTIFFCLRTLYTLMGHYFSSEEGGERSVCLAFGFLSLLVAMLVLVVREDYLEFGLEPGFANLFNNLEAFAKQQGYEWSVPVTKLTVKLGLAVICAFIGALLAFPGLRLAQTHLDAVQMNADRPIIQVLLHASFLSPVLVLMLWVKPIARDFLANAPMGKTTITLIPSSTFSSVRLWIVVALCVLRLALTRYHLQAYLNLSQKWVEQMKREAGRIAAIDIQRKVTRVFCYLTVVTLQYLAPILLILFSTLALKSLGDFSWGLVPEVPGVTPVEAAVPTAAPPLLALGEDEDGDNMEDDVQAAVAQLSEAMGALRMVLTPIFFRGILAFLAWWVAACQLISSLFGIYFHQYLMQN; this is encoded by the exons ATG GCGCTGATGGGGGTGCAGCTGGTGGTCAGCCTTCTAGCCGCCAGCATCATGCAGAGAATGGCGCCACACTGCTCCTTTGCACGTTGGCTCCTATGCAATGGCAG cctcttcCGTTTTAAACACCCGTCAGAAGGAGAGCTGTGTGCGCTGGCTGGGAAGCAGATGCCGAAGCCCAGCCGGAGAGACCG GAGGCAGAATGGGGGAGGGGAACCCAAGCCTCTCACGGTGCCCAAAGACATCGACCTCCATCTCCAGACCACTCCTGTGAACGTGCTGGATGCCCTCG TCCTGCGTTTTTTCCTGGAGTACCAGTGGCTGATCGACTTTGCAGTGTACGCCATGGGTGTTTACCTGTTCACAGAGGGCTACTACTGCGCAGTGGATGCCAGCAAAGAGGTCAACATTGGAGCCATCTGGTGTGTGCTGACCATCTTCTTCTGCCT GAGGACCCTGTACACTCTGATGGGTCACTACTTCAGCTCAGAGGAAGGGGGCGAGCGCTCGGTCTGCCTGGCATTCggcttcctgtctctgctggtGGCTATGTTGGTGCTGGTGGTGAGAGAGGACTACCTGGAGTTCGGCCTGGAGCCAG GATTTGCTAATCTGTTCAACAACCTTGAGGCCTTCGCCAAGCAGCAAGGCTACGAGTGGTC GGTGCCAGTGACCAAGTTGACTGTGAAGCTGGGTTTGGCAGTCATCTGCGCTTTCATTGGCGCTCTGCTGGCATTTCCTGGCCTCCGATTGGCCCAGACCCACTTGGACGCAGTCCAGATGAATGCAGACCGGCCAATCATACA AGTCCTACTGCATGCCAGCTTCCTGTCGCCAGTGTTGGTACTGATGTTATGGGTGAAACCCATTGCTCGAGACTTCCTGGCTAATGCTCCAATGGGAAAGACGACCATCACCCT CATCCCCAGTTCCACCTTCAGCTCTGTGCGCCTGTGGATCGTAGTGGCGCTGTGTGTCCTGCGCCTGGCGCTCACGCGCTACCACCTGCAGGCCTACCTGAACCTGTCGCAGAAGTGGGTGGAGCAGATGAAGAGGGAGGCGGGCCGCATTGCCGCCATCGACATCCAGAGGAAG GTGACGCGAGTGTTCTGTTACCTGACCGTGGTCACACTGCAGTACCTGGCACCCATTCTTCTCATTCTTTTCTCTACACTGGCGCTCAAGTCCCTGG GTGACTTCTCCTGGGGGCTGGTCCCTGAGGTCCCAGGCGTGACACCTGTGGAGGCGGCCGTCCCCACAGCAGCTCCACCCCTCCTGGCACTGGGGGAGGACGAGGACGGGGACAACATGGAGGACGACGTCCAGGCGGCGGTGGCCCAGCTGTCGGAAGCCATGGGCGCTCTCCGCATGGTCCTCACGCCCATCTTCTTCAGGGGGATCTTGGCTTTCCTCGCCTGGTGGGTGGCGGCCTGCCAGCTCATCAGCAGTCTGTTCGGGATCTACTTCCACCAGTACCTCATGCAGAACTGA